A genomic stretch from Chitinophaga agri includes:
- a CDS encoding YihY/virulence factor BrkB family protein, whose product MSREYFKSIARTLRVSFQVLQNNDPLRLAGATAFFASFALPPILLILLQVFGLLFDRKSIGKQLVGRLAELVGRDSAQQVVITLRGFRGLAQTWPVAIILFVFLLFVATTLLKVIRSSLNQVWMIRIPVKESFGEAMLGRLRSLIVIGAAGILFLASLMAESAHAFLGNYVNELFPSAAFVFSGVFTQLVSLLIVTAWFGVLFRYLPDARPTWKVALSGALLTGVLFSIGKLILHRLLYGGNIGILYGASASAVLLMLFIFYSAIIFYYGAAFTKVWSEFKHRPMQPLRHATFYELADVEVR is encoded by the coding sequence ATGTCCAGAGAGTATTTTAAGAGCATTGCGCGCACATTGCGCGTTTCATTTCAGGTTTTACAAAATAATGATCCGCTACGCCTGGCGGGAGCTACCGCTTTTTTCGCCAGTTTTGCGTTACCGCCAATTCTGTTGATCTTATTACAGGTATTCGGGCTCCTTTTTGACCGTAAATCCATTGGTAAACAGCTCGTGGGCCGTCTGGCAGAACTGGTGGGCAGGGATAGTGCACAACAGGTAGTCATCACCCTGAGAGGATTCAGGGGACTTGCGCAGACATGGCCGGTGGCTATTATATTATTTGTTTTCCTGCTGTTTGTCGCGACCACCTTGCTGAAGGTGATCAGAAGTTCTCTCAACCAGGTCTGGATGATCCGTATTCCTGTTAAAGAGAGTTTTGGCGAGGCAATGCTTGGACGTCTCCGTTCACTTATTGTGATCGGAGCCGCGGGTATCCTGTTCCTGGCGAGTCTGATGGCTGAAAGTGCACATGCTTTCCTGGGTAACTATGTCAATGAATTGTTTCCTAGTGCTGCTTTTGTATTTAGCGGTGTTTTTACACAACTGGTCTCTCTGCTGATCGTGACTGCGTGGTTTGGCGTACTTTTCCGTTATCTGCCGGACGCCCGTCCGACGTGGAAAGTTGCGCTCTCCGGTGCTTTGCTTACGGGTGTACTTTTCAGTATCGGAAAATTGATCTTACATCGTCTGCTGTATGGGGGCAATATTGGTATCCTGTATGGGGCTTCAGCCTCCGCAGTGCTATTGATGCTGTTTATCTTCTATAGTGCAATTATCTTCTATTACGGAGCTGCATTTACTAAAGTCTGGAGCGAATTTAAGCATCGTCCGATGCAGCCCCTCCGTCATGCGACCTTTTACGAACTGGCAGATGTGGAAGTACGCTGA
- a CDS encoding S9 family peptidase gives MRLRYFRYSAIGVFTLLACVMAGSASAQPWKQVKWAKDGQTFYQQENNGITAYNAKDGGQTAKITPAQLTPKGGTPIQIEDFSYTPDEKKWLIYTKAQKVWRYKTRGDYWMLDIASGKLMQLGKGLPASSLMFAKFSPDGQKVAYVSGHNLYVEDLLTGKVKALTTDGTRRLINGTFDWAYEEEFDCRDGFRWSPDSRSIAYWQIDARKIRDFLMIDNTDSLYAYTIPVEYPKAGESPSSCRVGVVNVTTARTTWLQVPGDAQQHYITRVEWNPATKGLILQQLNRKQNQSILYTADALTGKTKELYKESDSAWIDIRSRWNSELTGWDWTNSGKSFIWVSEKDGWRHLYSVDMTGKETLLTPGQYDIINLLRIDEAHNQAYVLASPDNATQQYLYKVSLDGKGTLERVSPVVEQGTHEYEISPTAEYALHSFSNHYYQPHSEMVYLPAHKDAEKSRIAHDLMTSRFAVRQEFFQVTTADGVTMDGWMARPTNFDSTKKYPVVFYVYGEPAAATAKDEYGAGRSFIYNGDMAADGYIYISMDNRGTPLPKGRAWRKAIYRKVGQVNMQDQANAAVELFKRHAYLDTSRVAVWGWSGGGGMTLNLLFRYPKIYKTGIAIAAVGSLFTYDNIYQERYMGLPQENRQDYIDGSPVTYTKGLVGNLLYIHGTGDDNVHYQNAELLQNELIRNGKQFQFMSYPNRTHSISEGAGTFQHLSALYTNYLKQHCPPGAR, from the coding sequence ATGCGTTTACGTTATTTCAGATACTCCGCTATCGGGGTATTCACTTTGTTAGCCTGTGTAATGGCAGGCAGCGCCTCCGCACAGCCCTGGAAACAGGTTAAATGGGCGAAAGACGGCCAGACTTTTTACCAGCAGGAGAACAATGGTATTACAGCCTATAACGCCAAGGATGGCGGACAGACTGCTAAGATCACTCCCGCCCAGCTGACGCCTAAAGGAGGTACGCCTATTCAGATAGAAGATTTTTCTTATACGCCTGATGAAAAGAAATGGCTGATCTATACTAAAGCGCAGAAAGTATGGCGGTACAAGACGCGTGGCGACTACTGGATGCTGGACATTGCCAGTGGTAAACTGATGCAACTGGGTAAAGGATTACCCGCTTCCTCACTTATGTTTGCGAAATTTTCTCCCGATGGTCAGAAAGTTGCTTATGTCAGCGGACATAACCTGTATGTGGAAGATCTGCTGACGGGTAAAGTAAAGGCCCTGACGACAGATGGTACCCGCCGGCTGATCAATGGTACCTTTGACTGGGCCTATGAAGAAGAATTCGACTGCCGTGATGGCTTCCGCTGGAGCCCCGACAGCCGTTCTATTGCTTACTGGCAGATCGATGCCCGCAAGATAAGGGACTTCCTGATGATTGATAATACAGACTCCCTCTATGCGTATACCATACCGGTAGAATATCCGAAAGCCGGTGAGAGTCCTTCTTCCTGCCGTGTAGGTGTGGTGAACGTCACGACCGCCAGGACAACCTGGTTACAGGTGCCCGGCGACGCGCAACAACACTACATTACCCGCGTGGAATGGAACCCTGCGACTAAAGGCCTGATCCTGCAGCAACTGAACAGAAAACAGAATCAGAGTATCCTTTACACTGCCGACGCACTGACTGGCAAAACAAAGGAACTCTATAAAGAGTCAGATTCAGCGTGGATCGATATCCGTTCCCGCTGGAACAGTGAACTGACCGGGTGGGACTGGACCAACAGTGGCAAGTCTTTCATCTGGGTAAGTGAAAAAGATGGCTGGAGACATCTTTACAGTGTTGATATGACTGGTAAAGAAACCCTGCTGACGCCTGGTCAGTATGATATTATTAACCTGCTGCGTATCGATGAAGCGCATAACCAGGCCTATGTACTGGCTTCGCCTGATAATGCAACACAGCAATATCTCTACAAAGTCTCACTGGACGGAAAAGGGACGCTGGAAAGAGTTTCCCCGGTTGTAGAACAGGGTACACATGAATATGAAATTTCTCCGACAGCAGAATATGCGCTACACAGTTTCTCCAACCACTACTACCAGCCACACAGTGAGATGGTGTATCTGCCGGCGCATAAAGATGCGGAAAAGAGCCGTATTGCTCATGATCTGATGACATCCCGTTTTGCTGTGCGTCAGGAGTTCTTCCAGGTGACAACCGCTGATGGGGTGACCATGGATGGCTGGATGGCCCGTCCGACTAATTTCGATTCTACCAAGAAATATCCTGTGGTATTTTATGTATATGGTGAGCCGGCAGCTGCTACCGCAAAAGATGAATATGGTGCAGGCCGCAGTTTCATTTACAACGGCGATATGGCTGCAGATGGTTACATCTATATTTCTATGGATAACCGTGGTACACCTTTACCTAAAGGTCGTGCATGGCGTAAGGCTATCTACCGTAAGGTTGGACAGGTGAATATGCAGGACCAGGCCAATGCTGCCGTGGAACTTTTTAAACGTCACGCTTACCTCGACACATCCCGTGTAGCTGTATGGGGCTGGAGCGGTGGCGGTGGTATGACACTGAACCTGCTGTTCCGTTATCCGAAGATCTATAAGACAGGTATCGCGATCGCAGCTGTTGGTAGTCTGTTCACTTATGACAATATTTACCAGGAGCGCTATATGGGATTGCCACAGGAAAATCGTCAGGACTATATTGATGGCTCTCCGGTGACCTACACCAAAGGTCTGGTGGGTAACCTGCTGTACATCCATGGCACGGGTGATGACAATGTGCACTATCAGAACGCGGAGCTGTTACAGAATGAACTGATCCGTAACGGCAAGCAGTTCCAGTTTATGTCTTATCCGAACCGTACACATAGCATCAGCGAGGGCGCGGGTACATTTCAGCACCTGTCAGCTTTATATACCAATTACCTGAAACAGCATTGTCCTCCGGGAGCGAGATAA
- a CDS encoding VIT1/CCC1 transporter family protein: MPKDQKAIRSSGWKTDFLIGFPEGLLLLFFTTFLSQGLPVTVQQFYTINSCIWVAASLLVMFTAFQANRGDTQHDESSLSPEERQKLERLNISDPVIENIAAEMEKDAVQWEETLRTAHVEERHFSFGVAIRSAIVTGMFFLIGGLLPLLPYLQDENFPAAASRSLLICFLAMTVFSFIKAKMTSQSAIPVILRNLAYTGAVGLGAYVMLTIFR, encoded by the coding sequence ATGCCCAAAGACCAGAAAGCCATTCGTAGCAGTGGATGGAAAACAGATTTCCTGATCGGATTTCCTGAAGGTTTGCTATTATTGTTTTTTACAACCTTCCTGTCACAGGGCCTTCCTGTCACAGTCCAGCAATTTTATACTATCAATAGCTGTATATGGGTAGCCGCCAGCCTGCTGGTCATGTTTACCGCCTTTCAGGCGAATCGTGGCGACACGCAACACGATGAAAGCTCCCTTTCTCCCGAAGAACGCCAAAAGCTGGAAAGACTTAATATCAGTGATCCTGTTATTGAGAATATCGCTGCCGAAATGGAAAAGGATGCCGTACAATGGGAGGAAACATTAAGAACAGCACATGTTGAAGAAAGGCATTTCAGTTTTGGCGTAGCGATCCGTAGTGCTATAGTGACAGGCATGTTCTTTTTAATTGGCGGACTTTTGCCACTACTGCCTTATTTGCAGGATGAGAACTTTCCTGCCGCTGCATCCCGTAGTTTGCTGATATGCTTCCTTGCAATGACTGTTTTTAGTTTCATTAAAGCAAAAATGACCAGCCAGTCAGCCATCCCTGTTATCCTGCGTAACCTCGCCTATACAGGCGCGGTGGGGTTAGGAGCGTATGTGATGCTGACAATATTCAGATAA
- the rocD gene encoding ornithine--oxo-acid transaminase — translation MLHTFNISEKTQHYLDLEEQYGAHNYHPLPVVLDRGEGVFLWDVDGKRYYDFLSGYSAVNQGHCHPAIIRSLIGQAQKLTLTSRAFHNDLLGEYAAFITSYFGYNKVLPMNTGVEAVETALKLARRWGYVVKGIPENQAKIIVCANNFHGRTLNVVSFSTDASSRTNFGPFMPGYEVIPYNDLPALERALQDKNVAGFLVEPIQGEAGVMVPDEGYLSKARQYCEDANVLFIADEIQTGLARTGKMLCCDHENVHPDILILGKALSGGTLPVAAVLADDEIMLTIKPGEHGSTYGGNPLACKVAITALTVLKEEKMVENAAAMGELLRNELAALQSPHIGTLRGKGLLNAIVINHDHPEAAWDLCLSLKENGLLAKPTHGDKIRFAPPLTITAAQVKEAVGIIAKSLEIL, via the coding sequence ATGTTGCACACATTTAATATCAGTGAAAAGACCCAGCATTATCTGGACCTCGAAGAACAATACGGCGCGCATAACTATCATCCATTGCCCGTGGTGCTGGATCGTGGAGAAGGTGTTTTTCTCTGGGATGTTGACGGCAAACGTTACTACGACTTCCTGTCAGGATATTCCGCAGTGAACCAGGGCCATTGCCATCCGGCCATCATCCGTTCGCTTATCGGACAGGCACAGAAACTGACGCTGACTTCACGCGCTTTTCATAACGATCTTTTAGGCGAATATGCTGCCTTTATTACGAGTTATTTCGGATACAATAAAGTCCTCCCGATGAATACCGGTGTAGAAGCAGTGGAAACTGCCCTGAAGCTGGCCCGTCGCTGGGGATATGTTGTAAAGGGCATACCTGAGAACCAGGCAAAGATCATCGTCTGTGCGAATAACTTCCACGGCCGTACCTTAAATGTCGTTTCCTTTAGTACAGACGCTTCCTCCCGCACGAACTTCGGTCCGTTTATGCCGGGATATGAAGTCATTCCTTATAATGACCTGCCTGCGCTTGAACGCGCCTTGCAGGATAAAAATGTTGCCGGTTTTCTTGTAGAGCCCATACAGGGAGAAGCCGGAGTGATGGTACCTGATGAGGGATATCTCTCTAAAGCCCGCCAATATTGTGAGGATGCGAATGTGCTGTTCATTGCTGATGAAATCCAGACCGGCCTGGCACGTACTGGTAAAATGCTTTGTTGTGATCACGAGAACGTACATCCTGACATCCTGATACTTGGTAAAGCGCTCTCCGGAGGTACATTGCCGGTAGCAGCTGTATTAGCAGACGATGAGATCATGCTTACCATCAAACCGGGTGAACATGGCAGCACCTATGGCGGTAACCCGCTGGCCTGTAAGGTGGCTATCACAGCACTCACTGTGTTGAAGGAAGAGAAGATGGTAGAAAATGCTGCCGCAATGGGTGAACTGCTCAGAAATGAACTGGCAGCCCTCCAATCTCCGCACATTGGCACCCTTCGTGGCAAAGGTCTGTTAAACGCGATCGTTATTAATCATGATCATCCGGAAGCCGCCTGGGATCTTTGCCTTTCGCTGAAAGAAAACGGACTGCTTGCCAAGCCTACCCATGGCGACAAGATCCGCTTTGCGCCTCCATTAACGATTACCGCAGCTCAGGTAAAAGAGGCTGTAGGCATCATCGCTAAAAGTCTTGAAATATTATAG
- a CDS encoding acyl-CoA-binding protein has product MDLQQQFEAAATASKTLSQKPDNETLLQLYSLFKQGTEGDITGEPPANPFDFVAKAKFEAWQKLKGKTKETAQEEYVALVNKLKNN; this is encoded by the coding sequence ATGGACCTGCAACAACAGTTTGAAGCGGCTGCCACTGCCAGCAAAACCCTTTCTCAAAAACCTGATAATGAGACACTTCTGCAACTTTACTCCCTCTTTAAACAAGGTACTGAGGGCGATATTACCGGCGAGCCTCCTGCTAACCCATTTGATTTTGTAGCCAAAGCTAAATTTGAAGCCTGGCAGAAATTAAAGGGAAAAACAAAAGAAACGGCACAGGAAGAGTATGTGGCGTTGGTAAATAAACTGAAGAATAATTAG
- the lepA gene encoding translation elongation factor 4, with amino-acid sequence MKNIRNFCIIAHIDHGKSTLADRLLEHTKTISEREMQAQVLDDMDLEREKGITIKSHAIQMNYVQDGQSYVFNLIDTPGHVDFSYEVSRALAACEGALLLVDAAQGIQAQTISNLYLALENDLEIIPVINKIDMEGAMIPEVKDQIIELIGCKEEEILLASGKSGIGIEEILDAVVKRIPAPKGDPEAPLQALIFDSVFNSFRGIIAYYRVYNGTIKKGDKVKFFNTDEEYFADEVGILKLGLQPTKEVKTGDVGYIITGIKNAKEVKVGDTITTSANPSLEAINGFEEVKPMVFAGIFPVNTEDFEELRDCMEKLQLNDASLTFELETSQALGFGFRCGFLGMLHMEIIQERLEREFNQTVITTVPNVSFIAHSTRQEVIIVNNPAEMPDPSKLERIEEPFIKAQIITKPDYIGNIMTLCLGKRGILINQSYLTPSRVELIFEMPLTEIVFDFYDKLKSQTRGYASFDYTPIGYRDSDIAKMDILLNGDKVDALSALIHRSRAQDFGRKLCEKLKELLPRQQFMIAIQAAIGAKILARETISAMRKDVTAKCYGGDISRKRKLLEKQKEGKKRMRQIGNVEVPQEAFLAVLKLD; translated from the coding sequence ATGAAGAATATCAGGAATTTTTGCATCATTGCACACATTGACCACGGTAAAAGTACATTGGCTGACAGGCTGTTAGAGCATACCAAGACGATCTCTGAAAGGGAAATGCAGGCGCAGGTACTGGACGATATGGATCTGGAAAGAGAGAAAGGTATCACAATTAAAAGCCATGCGATCCAGATGAACTACGTTCAGGATGGCCAGTCTTATGTATTTAACCTGATCGATACTCCCGGTCACGTGGATTTCTCTTACGAAGTATCCCGTGCGCTGGCTGCCTGTGAAGGTGCATTGCTGTTGGTGGATGCTGCTCAGGGTATCCAGGCTCAGACAATTTCCAACCTCTACCTGGCGTTGGAAAATGACCTGGAAATCATCCCCGTGATCAATAAGATCGACATGGAAGGCGCCATGATTCCGGAGGTAAAAGACCAGATCATCGAACTGATCGGCTGTAAAGAGGAAGAGATCCTGCTGGCTTCCGGTAAAAGCGGTATTGGTATTGAAGAGATCCTGGATGCTGTTGTAAAACGTATCCCTGCTCCTAAGGGAGACCCGGAAGCTCCTTTACAGGCGCTGATCTTTGACAGCGTATTTAACTCTTTCCGTGGTATCATTGCTTACTACAGAGTTTATAACGGTACTATTAAAAAAGGCGATAAAGTTAAATTCTTCAATACTGATGAAGAATACTTTGCTGATGAAGTAGGGATTCTGAAACTCGGACTGCAACCTACTAAAGAGGTGAAGACCGGTGACGTAGGATATATTATTACAGGTATTAAGAATGCGAAGGAAGTAAAGGTAGGTGATACCATTACCACCAGCGCAAACCCGAGCCTCGAGGCCATTAATGGTTTTGAAGAGGTGAAACCAATGGTATTCGCAGGTATCTTCCCGGTAAATACGGAAGACTTTGAGGAGTTACGCGACTGTATGGAGAAACTCCAGCTGAACGATGCCTCCCTGACCTTCGAACTGGAAACATCCCAGGCACTCGGCTTCGGTTTCCGATGCGGATTCCTTGGTATGCTGCACATGGAGATCATCCAGGAGCGTCTGGAAAGAGAGTTCAATCAGACAGTGATCACCACTGTTCCGAACGTAAGCTTCATTGCGCATAGCACCAGGCAGGAGGTTATTATCGTAAATAACCCGGCCGAAATGCCTGATCCAAGTAAACTGGAGCGTATTGAAGAGCCATTTATCAAAGCACAGATCATTACCAAGCCCGATTATATCGGTAACATCATGACGCTGTGCCTTGGTAAGAGAGGTATCCTGATCAATCAAAGCTATCTGACTCCTTCGAGAGTTGAACTGATATTTGAAATGCCGCTCACAGAGATCGTATTCGACTTCTACGATAAACTGAAGAGCCAGACACGTGGTTATGCATCATTTGACTATACACCGATCGGTTACCGTGACAGTGATATTGCAAAGATGGATATCCTGCTGAACGGTGATAAAGTGGATGCATTGAGCGCCCTGATTCACCGCAGCCGTGCCCAGGACTTCGGTCGTAAGCTCTGTGAAAAGCTGAAAGAGCTGTTGCCTCGCCAGCAATTTATGATTGCGATACAGGCAGCTATCGGTGCGAAAATCCTTGCCCGAGAAACTATCAGCGCTATGCGTAAGGATGTTACCGCTAAATGTTATGGTGGTGATATCTCCCGTAAGCGTAAACTGTTGGAAAAACAGAAAGAAGGTAAGAAGCGTATGAGACAGATTGGTAACGTGGAAGTACCGCAAGAGGCGTTTCTTGCAGTACTCAAATTAGATTAA
- a CDS encoding DUF6580 family putative transport protein, with translation MKKDSIREILIISLLIFLSALCRILTNQAGLWNFNAIGAAALFGGIVLKDKRLAYIIPLLSLFLSDVFLQLFTSIQALNRDYLGQLFFVYGAFMLITFIGTRIRKVNTLTLLLSSIGTGLLFFLITNLGTFLTTDMYPKTGAGLIACYAAGIPFYKEGDLFSSFALNGLMGNVFFTVVLFGAWSAIKSVVIAPKGQLA, from the coding sequence ATGAAAAAGGATTCTATCAGGGAAATACTGATCATCAGCCTGCTGATATTCCTGTCTGCTCTCTGCCGTATTCTGACTAATCAGGCCGGTCTGTGGAATTTCAATGCTATTGGCGCAGCAGCTTTATTCGGCGGCATCGTACTGAAAGACAAACGTCTGGCGTACATTATTCCATTATTGTCTTTATTCCTCTCTGACGTGTTCCTACAGCTGTTCACCAGCATTCAGGCGCTTAATCGTGATTACCTGGGTCAGTTGTTCTTCGTATATGGTGCATTCATGCTGATTACCTTCATAGGTACCCGCATCAGAAAGGTGAATACATTAACCCTGTTGTTGTCGTCTATCGGTACAGGTCTACTGTTTTTCCTGATCACAAATCTGGGAACGTTCCTGACTACAGATATGTATCCTAAAACAGGTGCAGGTCTGATCGCCTGTTATGCAGCAGGCATTCCTTTCTATAAGGAAGGTGATCTGTTCAGTAGCTTTGCCCTGAATGGTCTGATGGGGAATGTGTTCTTTACAGTGGTGCTGTTTGGCGCATGGTCAGCTATCAAATCAGTGGTAATTGCTCCTAAAGGCCAGCTGGCTTAA
- the manA gene encoding mannose-6-phosphate isomerase, class I has product MSEKKLFRLDGKVQNYAWGGYHYIPALLGIPENGKPSAEYWMGAHQSAPSVIATDGQSTPLDQLVKADPTGVLGPKVWDRFGELPYLLKILDVKDMLSIQVHPTKAEAEKGFARENEAGIPLNAPHRNYKDANHKPEIMVALSEFWLLHGFLPEDKLKNVLQSVKEFATLAPIFEKEGYYGLYKVVMEMSQAEVNSMLRPLAASVLEDYQNNRLAKSDPAFWAGRAIANDPQGLENLDRGIFSIYFFNIMEVHPGEAVFQDAGIPHAYLEGQNVELMANSDNVLRGGLTPKHIDVPELLKHTRFEPVHPKILAGEVVKGGLESIYHSPAPDFVVSRITIQNGQRYEHTSEATEIMLVMEGAAIITEKGGEPINLKKGESVVTYFDTTYDIQSNAGTVIFKASVPVQSI; this is encoded by the coding sequence ATGAGCGAGAAGAAATTATTCAGGCTGGATGGCAAGGTACAGAACTACGCATGGGGTGGATATCACTACATTCCTGCTTTATTAGGTATTCCGGAAAATGGTAAACCAAGTGCAGAATACTGGATGGGCGCACACCAGAGCGCGCCATCAGTTATCGCTACTGACGGTCAGTCCACACCACTTGACCAGCTGGTAAAAGCTGATCCTACAGGAGTGCTTGGCCCTAAAGTTTGGGACCGGTTTGGAGAACTGCCTTATCTGCTGAAGATCCTGGATGTAAAAGATATGCTTTCTATTCAGGTACATCCTACCAAAGCAGAAGCTGAAAAAGGATTTGCCCGTGAGAATGAAGCCGGTATTCCCCTGAACGCTCCTCATCGTAACTATAAAGACGCCAACCATAAACCTGAGATTATGGTTGCGCTCAGCGAATTCTGGCTGTTACATGGTTTCCTGCCGGAGGATAAGCTGAAGAATGTGCTGCAGAGCGTAAAAGAATTTGCTACGCTGGCGCCTATATTCGAGAAAGAAGGCTACTATGGTCTATACAAGGTCGTAATGGAAATGTCACAGGCAGAGGTGAACAGCATGTTACGCCCGCTCGCCGCGTCTGTACTGGAAGATTACCAGAACAACCGACTGGCTAAATCCGACCCCGCTTTCTGGGCCGGCAGAGCGATTGCCAATGACCCTCAGGGCCTGGAAAATCTGGATAGAGGCATCTTTTCTATCTACTTCTTTAATATCATGGAAGTACATCCGGGTGAGGCAGTATTCCAGGACGCGGGTATTCCACACGCCTATCTCGAAGGTCAGAATGTAGAGCTGATGGCCAACTCCGACAACGTTTTACGGGGTGGTCTGACGCCTAAGCACATCGACGTACCAGAGTTGCTGAAGCATACCCGTTTCGAGCCGGTACATCCGAAGATCCTGGCTGGCGAGGTTGTAAAAGGCGGACTGGAAAGCATTTACCACTCTCCGGCGCCAGACTTCGTGGTGAGCCGTATTACAATACAGAACGGACAACGCTATGAACATACCAGTGAGGCGACAGAAATCATGTTGGTAATGGAAGGCGCCGCTATCATCACTGAAAAAGGAGGCGAGCCTATCAACCTGAAAAAAGGCGAATCAGTAGTAACCTATTTTGATACTACCTACGATATTCAGAGCAACGCAGGTACCGTGATATTTAAGGCAAGCGTACCTGTTCAATCTATTTAA
- a CDS encoding YraN family protein: MASHIALGKKGESIAADYLRLHHYNIIAINWRYRRKEIDLIAWEENCLVFFEVKTLASDLFGWPEQHVDASKRRHVQAVASAYMDHMPQLPKMIRFDVIAITFQPNGGHELLHMKDAF; the protein is encoded by the coding sequence ATGGCATCCCATATAGCTTTGGGCAAAAAAGGAGAGTCAATCGCAGCTGACTATCTCCGTTTACATCATTATAATATTATAGCAATTAACTGGCGGTACCGCCGGAAAGAGATTGATCTCATTGCCTGGGAAGAGAACTGTCTGGTGTTCTTCGAGGTAAAGACACTGGCCAGTGACCTGTTCGGCTGGCCCGAGCAACATGTGGATGCGTCCAAGCGCCGGCATGTACAGGCCGTTGCTTCGGCATATATGGATCACATGCCGCAGTTACCGAAGATGATCAGGTTTGATGTCATTGCTATTACATTCCAGCCAAACGGTGGGCACGAATTGCTGCATATGAAAGATGCGTTTTAG